In Phocoena phocoena chromosome 19, mPhoPho1.1, whole genome shotgun sequence, a genomic segment contains:
- the TRPV2 gene encoding transient receptor potential cation channel subfamily V member 2, translating into MSSPSSPPAFRLETSDGGQEDGAQVDKGKLGGGAGPPPMESPFQGEDRNFSPQIKVNLNFRKGAGASQPDPNRFDRDRLFSVVARGVPEDLVGLPEYLRRTSKYLTDSEYTEGSTGKTCLMKAVLNLRDGTNACIEPLLQIDRDSGNPRPLVNAQCTDEYYRGHSALHIAIEKRSLPCVKLLVENGADVHARACGQFFQKKSQETCFYFGEMPLSLAACTKQWDVVTYLLENPHQPASLQAADSLGNTALHALVMIADDSAENTEMVTRMYDGLLQAGARLCPTVQLEDIPNLQGLTPLKLAAKEGKIEILRHILQREFLGPCQSLSRKFTEWSYGPVRVSLYDLASVDSWEENSVLEIIAFHCQSPHRHRMVVLEPLNKLLQAKWNLLIPRFLFNFLCYLTYVSIFTAVTYHQPALDKDFLPLEGTAGNSVLLLGHILMLLVGANILMGQLWYFWRRRLFIWISFMDSYFEILFLVQALLTVLSQVLCFLAIEWYLPLLVCSLALGWVNLLYYTRGLQHTGIYSVMIQKVILRDLLRFLLVYLVFLFGFAVALVSLSREARDPGAPAGSNTTEVAGKGDAEGSTAPYEGVLDASLELFKFTIGMGELAVQAQLRFRGVALLLLLTHVLLTYVLLLNMLVALMSETVSSVASDSWSIWKLQKAISVLEMENGYWWCRRKKQRAGVKLTVGTRPDGRPDERWCFRVEEVNWAAWEQTLPTLREEPSGPGGPGALKNPALASHSSQDSAVEEDHVPLQLLESH; encoded by the exons ATGTCCTCGCCCTCCAGCCCGCCCGCTTTCAGGCTCGAGACGTCAGATGGAGGCCAAGAAGATGGTGCCCAGGTGGACAAAGGAAAACTGGGTGGTGGTGCCGGGCCACCCCCCATGGAGTCACCATTCCAGGGCGAGGACCGGAACTTCTCGCCTCAGATCAAAGTGAACCTCAACTTCCGAAAGGGGGCAGGTGCCAG CCAACCAGACCCAAACCGCTTCGACCGTGACCGGCTCTTCAGCGTGGTGGCCCGGGGGGTCCCCGAGGATCTGGTGGGGCTACCAGAGTACCTGCGCCGGACCAGCAAGTACCTCACAGACTCGGAGTACACAG AGGGCTCCACGGGGAAGACATGCCTGATGAAGGCCGTGCTGAACCTTCGGGACGGGACCAACGCCTGCATTGAGCCGCTGCTGCAGATTGACCGGGACTCGGGCAATCCTCGGCCTCTGGTCAACGCCCAGTGCACAGATGAGTACTACCGAGGCCACAGTGCCCTGCACATCGCCATCGAGAAGAGGAGCCTGCCATGTGTGAAGCTCCTGGTGGAGAATGGGGCTGACGTGCATGCCCGGGCCTGTGGCCAGTTCTTCCAGAAGAAAAGCCAAGAGACCTGCTTCTACTTCG GCGAGATGCCCCTCTCCCTGGCCGCGTGCACCAAGCAGTGGGACGTGGTGACCTACCTCCTGGAGAACCCGCACCAGCCCGCCAGCCTGCAGGCCGCCGACTCGCTGGGCAACACGGCCCTGCACGCCTTGGTGATGATCGCAGACGACTCGGCCGAGAACACGGAGATGGTGACCCGCATGTACGATGGGCTGCTCCAGGCGGGGGCCCGCCTCTGCCCCACGGTGCAGCTGGAGGACATCCCCAACCTGCAGGGCCTCACGCCCCTGAAGCTGGCCGCCAAGGAGGGCAAGATTGAG ATTCTCAGACACATCCTGCAGCGGGAGTTCCTGGGGCCGTGCCAGTCCCTTTCCCGCAAGTTCACGGAGTGGTCCTACGGGCCTGTGCGGGTGTCGCTGTATGACCTGGCCTCTGTGGACAGCTGGGAGGAGAACTCAGTGCTGGAGATCATCGCCTTTCATTGCCAAAGCCCG CACCGGCACCGAATGGTGGTTTTGGAGCCACTGAACAAACTGCTGCAGGCGAAGTGGAATCTGCTCATCCCCAGGTTCCTCTTCAACTTCCTGTGTTACTTGACCTACGTGTCCATCTTCACCGCTGTCACCTACCACCAGCCTGCCCTGGACAAG GACTTCCTCCCGCTGGAAGGAACTGCTGGGAACTCCGTGCTGCTGCTGGGCCACATCCTGATGCTGCTCGTGGGGGCCAACATCCTCATGGGCCAG CTGTGGTACTTCTGGAGGCGCCGTCTGTTCATCTGGATCTCGTTCATGGACAGCTACTTTGAAATCCTCTT CCTGGTCCAGGCGCTGCTCACCGTGCTGTCCCAGgtgctgtgcttcctggccatcgaGTGGTACCTGCCCCTGCTCGTGTGCTCCCTGGCGCTGGGCTGGGTGAACTTGCTGTACTACACGCGCGGCCTGCAGCACACGGGCATCTACAGTGTCATGATCCAGAAG GTCATCCTGCGGGACCTGCTCCGCTTCCTCCTGGTCTACTTGGTTTTCCTTTTCGGCTTCGCTGTAG cACTGGTGAGCCTTAGCCGGGAGGCCCGGGACCCCGGGGCCCCTGCGGGCTCCAACACCACAGAGGTGGCGGGAAAGGGGGACGCGGAGGGCAGCACGGCCCCGTACGAGGGCGTCCTGGACGCCTCCTTGGAGCTGTTCAAGTTCACCATCGGCATGGGCGAGCTGGCCGTCCAGGCCCAGCTGCGCTTCCGTGGGGTggcgctgctgctgcttctgaccCACGTGCTGCTCACCTACGTCCTGCTGCTCAACATGCTCGTCGCCCTCATGAGCGAGACCGTCAGCAGCGTCGCCAGCGACAGCTGGAGCATCTGGAAGCTGCAG AAAGCCATCTCTGTCCTGGAGATGGAGAACGGCTACTGGTGGTGCAGGAGGAAGAAGCAGCGGGCAGGGGTGAAACTGACAGTTGGCACCAGGCCGGACGGTCGCCCCGACGAGCGCTGGTGCTTCAG